The Aeromicrobium sp. Leaf245 genome includes a region encoding these proteins:
- a CDS encoding CstA-like transporter-associated (seleno)protein yields the protein MSRLGERLAGLRRLVREFTGEAAWDDYLDACERDGVEPTTRRAFERHRADQVEHAPMARCC from the coding sequence ATGAGCCGCCTGGGCGAGCGGCTCGCGGGCCTGCGCCGCCTCGTCCGCGAGTTCACCGGCGAGGCGGCGTGGGACGACTACCTCGACGCGTGCGAGCGCGACGGGGTCGAGCCCACCACCCGGCGGGCGTTCGAGCGGCACCGTGCCGACCAGGTGGAGCACGCCCCCATGGCGCGCTGCTGCTGA
- a CDS encoding APC family permease, with the protein MSERTDTTPGGQQEELKRSISGRLLFFYVLGDVLGSGIYALIGVMAFTVGGAFWLSFVVGVTVALLTGFAYAELITKYPQAAGAALYTHKAFGNRFLTFMVTFSLLAATIAAAGTLARVFGGTYFTSFVEGVPVTLVAILFIVALSLLNFRGITESVWTNMIMTIIETAGLLIILAVGAVVVAEGDANLEQPFQLNDGNPAIVVLSGVALAFFAMTGFENAANIAEETQDPSRTFPKALLGGMTLAGVLYMVIAFIASMVAPIDELAANGGEDGSLLTVVQAGPIPVPEMVFSAIALVAVTNTTLVSLVAQSRIMYGMARQGIVPRVFARTHATRRTPWVSIIFTAALVCLLLAIADVDRLATVTVLFLIVVYGMVCLAALKLRGTAVDHDHYSAPTLILYAGVVANLGILIHTMIDDPGSIVWCAAILAIGVAMYFVNAFAMKADPRSVDPEPLDPSDLAG; encoded by the coding sequence ATGTCCGAGCGGACCGACACCACGCCGGGGGGCCAGCAGGAGGAGCTCAAGCGCTCCATCTCCGGCCGCCTGCTGTTCTTCTACGTGCTGGGCGACGTGCTCGGCTCCGGGATCTACGCGCTCATCGGCGTCATGGCGTTCACCGTCGGTGGTGCGTTCTGGCTCTCGTTCGTCGTCGGCGTCACCGTCGCCCTGCTGACGGGGTTCGCCTACGCGGAGCTGATCACCAAGTACCCGCAGGCCGCCGGCGCCGCTCTCTACACGCACAAGGCGTTCGGCAACCGGTTCCTCACCTTCATGGTCACGTTCTCGCTGCTCGCGGCCACGATCGCCGCGGCGGGCACCCTCGCGCGGGTGTTCGGCGGGACCTACTTCACGTCGTTCGTCGAGGGCGTGCCGGTCACGCTCGTGGCCATCCTGTTCATCGTCGCGCTGTCGCTGCTGAACTTCCGCGGCATCACCGAGTCCGTGTGGACCAACATGATCATGACGATCATCGAGACCGCCGGCCTGCTCATCATCCTGGCCGTCGGTGCCGTCGTGGTGGCCGAGGGCGACGCGAACCTCGAGCAGCCGTTCCAGCTCAACGACGGCAACCCCGCGATCGTGGTGCTCAGCGGCGTGGCCCTGGCCTTCTTCGCGATGACCGGCTTCGAGAACGCCGCCAACATCGCCGAGGAGACTCAGGACCCGAGCCGGACGTTCCCCAAGGCGCTCCTCGGCGGCATGACGCTCGCCGGCGTCCTCTACATGGTCATCGCGTTCATCGCCTCGATGGTGGCGCCGATCGACGAGCTGGCCGCCAACGGAGGCGAGGACGGCAGCCTTCTCACCGTCGTGCAGGCCGGGCCGATCCCCGTGCCCGAGATGGTGTTCTCGGCCATCGCCCTGGTGGCGGTCACCAACACGACGCTCGTCTCGCTGGTAGCGCAGTCCCGCATCATGTACGGCATGGCCCGCCAGGGCATCGTGCCGCGCGTCTTCGCCCGCACGCACGCCACGCGGCGCACCCCGTGGGTCTCGATCATCTTCACCGCCGCGCTGGTCTGCCTGCTGCTGGCCATCGCCGACGTCGACCGCCTGGCCACGGTGACGGTGCTGTTCCTCATCGTCGTCTACGGCATGGTGTGCCTCGCGGCGCTCAAGCTCCGCGGCACCGCCGTCGACCACGACCACTACTCCGCGCCGACCCTGATCCTGTACGCCGGCGTCGTCGCCAACCTCGGCATCCTGATCCACACGATGATCGACGACCCCGGGTCGATCGTGTGGTGCGCCGCCATCCTCGCGATCGGCGTGGCCATGTACTTCGTCAACGCCTTCGCCATGAAGGCCGATCCACGTTCTGTCGATCCCGAGCCCCTCGACCCCAGCGACCTCGCCGGATAG
- a CDS encoding universal stress protein codes for MHVLVATDGSKQSLESAKYLRNLVDHEAVTKVSVVAVVSPLAAVPFATEGSKDGGGVEMSFRREAEQATLKVAEALDGWGPTVTTHVYSGSPANEIIKAAKRFDSGLIVLASQSTRTQAVLMGSVSHKVLNQATCPVLVHRPGPKPARRTKKKA; via the coding sequence ATGCACGTGCTCGTCGCCACCGACGGCTCGAAGCAGTCCCTCGAGTCCGCCAAGTACCTGCGCAACCTCGTCGACCACGAGGCCGTCACGAAGGTCAGCGTGGTCGCGGTCGTGAGCCCGCTCGCGGCCGTCCCGTTCGCCACCGAGGGCAGCAAGGACGGCGGCGGCGTGGAGATGTCGTTCCGCCGCGAGGCCGAGCAGGCCACTCTCAAGGTCGCCGAGGCGCTCGACGGCTGGGGCCCGACGGTCACCACCCACGTCTACAGCGGCTCCCCGGCCAACGAGATCATCAAGGCCGCCAAGCGCTTCGACTCCGGCCTGATCGTGCTGGCCAGCCAGAGCACCCGCACCCAGGCCGTGCTCATGGGCTCGGTGTCGCACAAGGTGCTCAACCAGGCCACCTGCCCGGTGCTCGTGCACCGTCCCGGACCCAAGCCCGCCCGACGCACCAAGAAGAAGGCGTAG
- a CDS encoding antibiotic biosynthesis monooxygenase — MSVPVTVSVTRHVDPAHEDQMLAWLRAGSELAERFDGFLGSGWVRPAPTSSEWHMLFRFASADDLEVWMSSSQRRWWLDSAQGIVDESRLEKRTGIEGWFDEPSGVDVEDLRPPVSAPPRWKQMVSIFLVFFPLSLAANALGAHFVPDLWLPWRVLLTVCVMTPLMTYVLLPWITRLLAPWLHRT; from the coding sequence ATGAGCGTCCCCGTCACCGTGTCCGTCACGCGCCACGTCGACCCGGCGCACGAGGACCAGATGCTCGCCTGGCTGCGCGCCGGCTCGGAGCTGGCCGAGCGCTTCGACGGGTTCCTGGGCTCGGGCTGGGTGCGGCCGGCGCCCACGTCGAGCGAGTGGCACATGCTGTTCCGCTTCGCCAGCGCCGACGACCTGGAGGTGTGGATGTCGTCGAGCCAGCGTCGCTGGTGGCTCGACAGCGCCCAGGGCATCGTCGACGAGTCGCGCCTGGAGAAGCGCACCGGCATCGAGGGCTGGTTCGACGAGCCGTCGGGGGTCGACGTGGAGGACCTGCGTCCGCCCGTCTCGGCACCGCCGCGCTGGAAGCAGATGGTCTCCATCTTCCTGGTCTTCTTCCCGCTGAGCCTGGCGGCCAACGCGCTGGGCGCGCACTTCGTGCCGGACCTGTGGCTGCCGTGGCGCGTGCTGCTCACCGTGTGCGTCATGACGCCGCTCATGACCTACGTGCTGCTGCCGTGGATCACCCGGCTGCTGGCGCCCTGGCTGCACCGGACCTGA
- a CDS encoding phosphatase PAP2 family protein, whose product MNRTRLARGSRVTPRFVVLEVSLLAVLYVGYSASRLLASDDRAEALDRARALLGLEQTWHLDLERELNTWLAQHDLLAVASSYWYATAHYVVTAAVLVWLFVRRPGLYPRARTALVVASLAGLACYLTMPMAPPRFVEGYSDVLALHSQAGWWGGDASAPKGLGDITNQLAAFPSLHAGWALWVAIVVANAGVHRAWRAVGVVYALVTAFVVVATGNHWVLDVVAGWAVVAVAWVVVEIVVLRRGAVGERVESATS is encoded by the coding sequence GTGAACAGGACGCGACTCGCCCGTGGATCGCGGGTGACGCCACGCTTCGTGGTGCTCGAGGTGTCCCTGCTGGCCGTGCTCTACGTCGGCTACAGCGCGTCGCGGCTGCTGGCGTCGGACGACCGGGCCGAGGCGCTCGACCGGGCGCGCGCCCTGCTGGGGCTCGAGCAGACGTGGCACCTCGACCTCGAGCGGGAGCTCAACACCTGGCTCGCGCAGCACGACCTCCTCGCCGTCGCCTCGAGCTACTGGTACGCCACGGCGCACTACGTGGTCACCGCGGCCGTGCTCGTGTGGTTGTTCGTGCGTCGCCCGGGGCTCTATCCGCGCGCCCGGACGGCCCTGGTCGTGGCCTCGCTGGCCGGCCTGGCGTGCTACCTCACCATGCCGATGGCGCCGCCGCGGTTCGTCGAGGGCTACTCCGACGTGCTCGCGCTGCACTCCCAGGCCGGGTGGTGGGGCGGCGACGCATCGGCGCCCAAGGGCCTGGGCGACATCACCAACCAGCTCGCCGCGTTCCCGTCGCTGCACGCGGGCTGGGCGCTGTGGGTGGCGATCGTGGTCGCGAACGCCGGGGTGCACCGCGCCTGGCGGGCCGTCGGCGTGGTCTACGCCCTCGTCACGGCGTTCGTGGTGGTCGCCACCGGCAACCACTGGGTGCTCGACGTCGTGGCGGGCTGGGCGGTCGTCGCCGTGGCCTGGGTCGTCGTGGAGATCGTGGTGCTTCGGCGCGGGGCGGTCGGCGAACGCGTGGAGTCAGCGACTTCCTAG
- a CDS encoding helicase HerA-like domain-containing protein yields MSSPDEVGAPKSAQQAAEEAAQAAAAAETAAAEARRRADELARAAAEQEQQRAQTEPTQTAPAVAGDLSEHAELVRSGYAFEGSVLEIGALVEADVAVPGAQVRIPLGMLNRHGLVAGATGTGKTKTLQVLAEQVAAQGVPVFAADIKGDLSGIAVPGTPNEKLAARCESIGQTWQPTASATEFFTLGGLGTGVPIRASIDSFGPLLLSKVLGLNATQESSLALVFHYARNKGHALVDLGDLRSVLTWLTGDGKPELKELGGLSASTAGVILRELIAFSDQGADVFFGRPEIDVSDFLRTAPDGRGIVSLLEVPSVQDKPALFSTFLLYLLSTLFETLPEVGDADKPRLVFFFDEAHLLFKDASKDFLDQVTQTVRLIRSKGVGVVFVTQTPKDVPSDVLAQLGSRIQHQLRAHTPDDAKALRSTVSTYPTSTYDLEEVLTQLAIGEAIVTVMNEKGAPTPVAWTRVRAPQGSMDPAPAAHVAAAVQASSLMARYRTPVDPPSASESIDAARAAAGAQADADARAEQASKEAERVAREADRIARESGGRAPRSRRTTRSRRSEPGQSALDEASRVIAREIGKRIFGRRR; encoded by the coding sequence ATGAGCAGCCCGGACGAGGTCGGAGCCCCGAAGTCGGCGCAGCAGGCCGCCGAGGAGGCCGCGCAGGCCGCTGCCGCCGCCGAGACCGCAGCCGCGGAGGCCAGGCGCCGCGCCGACGAGCTCGCTCGCGCCGCCGCGGAGCAGGAGCAGCAGCGGGCCCAGACCGAGCCGACCCAGACCGCGCCGGCCGTCGCCGGCGACCTGAGCGAGCACGCGGAGCTCGTGCGCAGCGGCTACGCCTTCGAGGGCTCGGTGCTGGAGATCGGCGCCCTCGTGGAGGCCGACGTCGCCGTGCCGGGAGCCCAGGTCCGGATCCCGCTCGGCATGCTCAACCGGCACGGCCTGGTCGCCGGAGCCACCGGCACCGGCAAGACCAAGACCCTCCAGGTGCTCGCCGAGCAGGTGGCCGCCCAGGGCGTGCCGGTGTTCGCCGCCGACATCAAGGGCGACCTCTCGGGCATCGCCGTCCCGGGCACGCCGAACGAGAAGCTGGCCGCACGGTGCGAGAGCATCGGTCAGACCTGGCAGCCGACCGCCTCGGCCACCGAGTTCTTCACCCTCGGCGGCCTCGGCACGGGGGTCCCGATCCGCGCGAGCATCGACTCGTTCGGGCCGCTGCTGCTGTCGAAGGTGCTGGGCCTGAACGCCACCCAGGAGTCGTCGCTGGCGCTCGTCTTCCACTACGCCAGGAACAAGGGGCACGCCCTGGTCGATCTCGGCGACCTCCGGTCGGTGCTCACCTGGCTCACCGGCGACGGCAAGCCGGAGCTCAAGGAGCTGGGAGGGCTCTCGGCCTCCACCGCCGGGGTGATCCTCCGCGAGCTCATCGCCTTCTCCGACCAGGGCGCCGACGTGTTCTTCGGTCGACCCGAGATCGACGTGTCCGACTTCCTGCGCACCGCGCCCGACGGCAGGGGGATCGTCTCGCTGCTCGAGGTCCCGTCGGTCCAGGACAAGCCGGCCCTGTTCTCGACCTTCCTGCTGTACCTGCTGAGCACGCTGTTCGAGACCCTGCCCGAGGTCGGCGACGCCGACAAGCCGCGCCTGGTGTTCTTCTTCGACGAGGCCCACCTGCTGTTCAAGGACGCCTCGAAGGACTTCCTCGACCAGGTCACGCAGACCGTGCGGCTGATCCGGTCCAAGGGCGTCGGCGTGGTGTTCGTGACCCAGACCCCGAAGGACGTCCCGTCCGACGTGCTCGCCCAGCTCGGATCGCGCATCCAGCACCAGCTGCGGGCGCACACCCCCGACGACGCCAAGGCCCTGCGCTCCACCGTGTCGACCTACCCGACGTCGACGTACGACCTGGAGGAGGTGCTCACCCAGCTCGCCATCGGCGAGGCCATCGTCACGGTCATGAACGAGAAGGGGGCACCCACGCCGGTCGCGTGGACCCGGGTGCGGGCACCGCAGGGCTCGATGGATCCGGCGCCGGCCGCTCACGTCGCCGCCGCGGTGCAGGCCTCCTCGCTCATGGCCCGCTACCGCACGCCCGTCGACCCACCGTCCGCGTCGGAGTCCATCGACGCCGCCCGCGCCGCCGCAGGAGCCCAGGCCGATGCCGACGCCCGGGCCGAGCAGGCGTCGAAGGAGGCCGAGCGGGTCGCGCGCGAGGCCGACCGGATCGCACGGGAGTCGGGAGGTCGTGCACCGCGGTCCCGGCGCACGACCCGCTCGAGGCGGTCCGAGCCCGGTCAGTCCGCCCTCGACGAGGCGTCCCGCGTGATCGCCCGCGAGATCGGCAAGCGGATCTTCGGTCGTCGGCGCTGA
- a CDS encoding type II toxin-antitoxin system VapB family antitoxin, which produces MIFRRVNDGRPYPDHGLSQREWADVSPSQVRLADLTTTKTQLDLENLLDEDSTYFGDLFAHVVAWKGELFLEDGLHRAVRAALQQRAMLHARVYTLSGSR; this is translated from the coding sequence GTGATCTTCCGGAGGGTGAACGACGGGCGGCCGTACCCCGACCACGGCCTGTCGCAGCGTGAGTGGGCCGACGTCTCGCCCAGCCAGGTCCGGCTCGCCGACCTCACCACCACCAAGACGCAGCTCGACCTCGAGAACCTGCTCGACGAGGACTCCACCTACTTCGGCGACCTGTTCGCGCACGTCGTGGCCTGGAAGGGCGAGCTGTTCCTCGAGGACGGCCTGCACCGTGCGGTCCGCGCAGCGCTCCAGCAGCGCGCCATGCTCCACGCCCGCGTCTACACCCTGAGCGGGTCCCGATGA
- a CDS encoding LytR C-terminal domain-containing protein, which yields MNARSGAAGPLVLLGSVVVLVAGLFVGFRLLTASAETIDAGPTCETRVVAAEDEVTSNLITVDVYNASSRAGLANRVSINLQRRGFLAGQIGNSTSKVDADVAVVLTNDRDDPRVRLVAAQFGSKVQYAEPDIEVDGDSVTVIVGDDFKKLGKDVRTTKNDRRFTVCLPTVPAV from the coding sequence ATGAACGCCCGCAGCGGTGCCGCCGGACCGCTCGTGCTGCTCGGCAGCGTCGTGGTGCTCGTCGCCGGGCTCTTCGTGGGCTTCCGCCTGCTGACCGCGTCGGCCGAGACGATCGACGCCGGGCCCACGTGCGAGACGCGCGTGGTCGCGGCCGAGGACGAGGTCACGAGCAACCTGATCACCGTCGACGTCTACAACGCCAGCTCCCGCGCGGGCCTGGCCAACCGGGTCAGCATCAACCTCCAGCGTCGCGGGTTCCTGGCCGGCCAGATCGGCAACTCCACGAGCAAGGTCGACGCCGACGTCGCCGTGGTGCTCACCAACGACCGCGACGACCCGCGGGTCCGGCTGGTGGCCGCGCAGTTCGGCTCCAAGGTCCAGTACGCCGAGCCCGACATCGAGGTCGACGGCGACTCCGTGACGGTGATCGTCGGCGACGACTTCAAGAAGCTCGGCAAGGACGTGCGCACGACGAAGAACGACCGCCGCTTCACGGTCTGCCTGCCCACCGTCCCAGCTGTCTGA
- a CDS encoding potassium/proton antiporter, translating into MDIHDLDAFLLVGSAVLIAAILAVRLSVTAGLPSLLVYLGIGLLIGEEGLGVQFDDADLALAMGFGALVLILAEGGLTTRWEHVRPSIGLGLLLATLGSVVSVLVVALAAHYVLDLRWEIAVLLAAVLTPTDAAAVFSVLRAVPLTPRVKGVLEAESGLNDAPIVVLVTAISAGQIADGGIASFAGLIAFEIVVGGIVGLVVGFGAGRLLRSMALPASGLYPLIVLAFTVLAYGLAVLGHASGFAAVYLCALVLGNTELPHRVATRSFVEGVGWLAQIGLFVMLGLLASPSEFTLWHIWTGLVVGAVLTFVARPLSVASCAVWFRVGWREQLFVGWAGLRGAVPIILATIPLAADVPGSRDLFDIVFVAVVVYTLVQAAPLSRLARWCGVLHDEVRDVEVEAAPLERISADLLQVHVPRKSRLAGVEVGELRLPQGASVSLVVRDGEPFVPHRTTRLVRGDDLLVVATRDVREATEQRLLAVGRHGRLAGWDREEP; encoded by the coding sequence ATGGACATCCACGACCTCGACGCGTTCCTGCTCGTCGGGTCGGCCGTCCTCATCGCCGCGATCCTCGCCGTGCGGCTCTCGGTCACCGCCGGCCTCCCCTCGCTCCTGGTGTACCTGGGCATCGGCCTGCTCATCGGCGAGGAAGGTCTCGGCGTGCAGTTCGACGACGCCGACCTGGCCCTGGCCATGGGCTTCGGCGCGCTCGTCCTGATCCTCGCCGAGGGCGGTCTCACCACCCGCTGGGAGCACGTGCGCCCGTCGATCGGCCTGGGCCTGCTGCTGGCCACGCTCGGCTCCGTGGTCAGCGTGCTGGTGGTCGCCCTGGCGGCCCACTACGTGCTCGACCTGCGCTGGGAGATCGCGGTGCTCCTCGCCGCCGTCCTCACCCCCACCGACGCGGCCGCGGTCTTCTCGGTGCTGCGAGCCGTGCCGCTCACCCCGCGCGTCAAGGGGGTGCTGGAGGCGGAGTCCGGCCTCAACGACGCTCCCATCGTCGTGCTCGTCACCGCGATCAGTGCAGGCCAGATCGCCGACGGGGGCATCGCGTCGTTCGCGGGACTGATCGCGTTCGAGATCGTCGTCGGCGGCATCGTCGGCCTGGTCGTCGGCTTCGGCGCGGGCCGGCTGCTGCGCAGCATGGCGCTGCCCGCCTCGGGCCTCTACCCGCTCATCGTGCTCGCGTTCACCGTCCTGGCGTACGGGCTCGCGGTGCTGGGCCACGCCAGCGGCTTCGCGGCGGTCTACCTGTGTGCCCTCGTGCTCGGCAACACCGAGCTGCCGCACCGCGTGGCGACCCGCTCCTTCGTGGAGGGCGTCGGCTGGCTCGCCCAGATCGGGCTGTTCGTCATGCTCGGCCTGCTCGCTAGCCCCTCGGAGTTCACCCTGTGGCACATCTGGACCGGTCTGGTCGTCGGCGCCGTGCTCACCTTCGTGGCCCGGCCGCTCTCGGTCGCCAGCTGTGCGGTCTGGTTCCGCGTGGGCTGGCGCGAGCAGCTGTTCGTGGGGTGGGCCGGCCTGCGTGGCGCGGTGCCGATCATCCTGGCCACCATCCCGCTCGCCGCCGACGTGCCCGGCTCGCGCGACCTGTTCGACATCGTGTTCGTGGCCGTCGTGGTCTACACGCTCGTCCAGGCCGCACCCCTGTCGCGGCTGGCCCGCTGGTGCGGGGTGCTCCACGACGAGGTGCGCGACGTCGAGGTGGAGGCGGCACCGCTCGAACGGATCTCGGCCGACCTGCTGCAGGTGCACGTCCCGAGGAAGTCGCGGCTCGCCGGCGTCGAGGTGGGCGAGCTGCGGCTGCCGCAGGGCGCGTCGGTCTCGCTCGTCGTCCGCGACGGTGAGCCGTTCGTGCCGCACCGCACCACCCGCCTGGTCCGGGGCGACGACCTGCTGGTCGTTGCCACGCGTGACGTGCGCGAGGCCACGGAGCAGCGGCTGCTCGCCGTCGGGCGCCACGGTCGGCTCGCGGGCTGGGACCGCGAGGAACCCTGA
- a CDS encoding S9 family peptidase, whose amino-acid sequence MRRRRFLSLGSAVVGSTVLGGGVLAACSSGGGPSGGDGGATMGSVERITYGTDPAQFAELTRPTGESRGVVVVIHGGFWRAEYDLSLGRPLAASLAAQGWTAWNLEYRRVGSGKGSGGGWPQTPDDVSAGIDALADVEDLDLSRVVTLGHSAGGHLAVWAAGRQRLDRWRDARVPVTAAVSQAGVLDLVGAVREDLGAGAVEAFLGAPVADVPDADPLQQVPLDVPVWCVHGRADTNVPYSQSRTYVDAARAAGADANLAPVDGDHFVVIDPQSEAWASTLTVLEGL is encoded by the coding sequence ATGCGTCGACGTCGGTTCCTGTCCCTCGGCTCCGCGGTCGTCGGCTCGACGGTGCTGGGCGGAGGCGTGCTCGCGGCCTGCTCGTCCGGAGGCGGCCCCAGCGGTGGGGACGGCGGTGCGACGATGGGCTCCGTGGAGCGCATCACCTACGGCACCGACCCCGCGCAGTTCGCGGAGCTGACCCGGCCGACCGGCGAGTCACGAGGCGTCGTCGTCGTGATCCACGGCGGCTTCTGGCGGGCGGAGTACGACCTGTCCCTCGGACGTCCGCTCGCCGCGTCGCTGGCGGCGCAGGGGTGGACGGCGTGGAACCTGGAGTACCGACGGGTCGGGAGCGGGAAGGGTTCCGGCGGTGGCTGGCCGCAGACGCCCGACGACGTGAGCGCCGGCATCGACGCGCTGGCCGACGTCGAGGACCTCGACCTCAGCCGGGTGGTCACCCTCGGGCACTCGGCCGGCGGGCACCTCGCGGTGTGGGCCGCGGGACGTCAGCGCCTCGACCGCTGGCGCGACGCGCGCGTGCCGGTGACGGCGGCCGTCTCGCAGGCGGGCGTGCTCGACCTCGTGGGAGCGGTCCGCGAGGACCTGGGGGCCGGAGCGGTCGAGGCCTTCCTCGGTGCACCGGTCGCCGACGTCCCCGACGCCGATCCCCTGCAGCAGGTCCCTCTCGACGTGCCGGTGTGGTGCGTGCACGGTCGCGCCGACACGAACGTGCCGTACTCGCAGTCGCGCACCTACGTCGACGCGGCGCGGGCCGCCGGTGCCGACGCGAACCTCGCGCCGGTCGACGGCGACCACTTCGTCGTCATCGACCCGCAGAGCGAGGCGTGGGCGTCGACGCTGACCGTGCTCGAGGGGCTGTAG
- the aroQ gene encoding type II 3-dehydroquinate dehydratase — translation MNDVSARRLLLVNGPNLNLLGTREPEVYGSATLADVVALVERTADELGYAVSALQSNHEGVLIDAVHDARGTCAGIVINPGGLTHTSVALRDALTGVALPFAEVHVSDVHAREEFRHFSYLTDVAALTVVGEGVDGYARAVRELVAQLESR, via the coding sequence GTGAACGACGTGTCTGCGCGCCGCCTGCTCCTGGTCAACGGTCCCAACCTCAACCTGCTCGGCACCCGCGAGCCCGAGGTCTACGGCAGCGCCACGCTCGCGGACGTCGTCGCGCTCGTGGAGCGCACGGCCGACGAGCTCGGGTACGCGGTGAGCGCGCTGCAGAGCAACCACGAGGGTGTGCTCATCGACGCCGTCCACGACGCGCGAGGCACCTGCGCCGGCATCGTCATCAACCCCGGTGGCCTGACGCACACGTCGGTGGCGCTGCGTGACGCGCTCACCGGAGTGGCGCTCCCGTTCGCCGAGGTGCACGTGTCCGACGTGCACGCCCGCGAGGAGTTCCGCCACTTCTCGTACCTGACCGACGTCGCCGCCCTGACCGTGGTGGGCGAAGGGGTCGACGGCTACGCCCGCGCCGTGCGCGAGCTCGTGGCGCAGCTGGAGTCCCGGTGA